GACACGAGCAATTTATAATCAATCTTTTTCAAGCACAATACTCTTGCATTAACTATGAAGAATATTTAATAACTTAATAAACAATAAGCTCAACTCATAATGAAACTTCAAATCAAGATAATCTATTGAAGACTAAAGAGtggagaagaaaaaaaatcaaatactTTAATTTATAGTAGTTTGGCATTTTGGACCTACATCTACTTTTTAAagatggactttgaaaattcctCTCAATTATATAAAACTCTTTTCACAGGCAAGAATTAAGTCAGTTAcaaactcaagctttaatttttcATGGTGATTAACAACCAAAAACTCGCTCTCACTCTCAACATCCTCAAATTTCTCACAAGGCACTTGAACACCTTTCAAATAACAATGTATTTGATACAAGATATATCAATTTAATACTAAATagagagattatttgctaataaaaataatgaatgaGCTTCCACGAAATGAAATCTTTAATTTAATTAGCACATAAAATAAGCTTCAAAATCAATAGCTTTTATCACTTTTATTCAGGGAATCAATAGCTTTTGTTCtttgaaaaatcaaatcaaattaccaAATTTCTCTCTTTCTTTGTACAAACAACCTAAGAATGTAGAGCCAAAGGTTCTAATTTATCTTTAAACAACTTTAAGGCATTTATCCCTAATTGTCCATCAtccataattattttatattgcaTGCACACCTGAAACAATGTTTTGTAAACTTGTTAGGTGGATTACCTCACCTTTTGTTATTATCAAAATCATACTACTTTGAGTTATAAGGCTAATAATCTCCCTTTTTTTGGTGATAACAAAACTTCAAGAATTTTTCAATATGCATAATTACAAGTGCATAGCTATTCTATacaagattgtgtattgatttttCTTGTTAGTGCTACTTAAACTATGTGGAAAGCATGAAACATGATCCCCCTCAATATATGCATTATATCCACAAGATTGGCATTAACCTTTTACATTTTGTTTTAAAGTAAAATTAACTATGCACATCCATCAATGTTGAGTAAGGGTGTGCAATTGGTTAGTTTAGTTTGGAGCAGAATCAAACTGACAAAACCAAGTAACTGAAATGTAAAATATTGtgaaccaaaccaaattgaaGTATAAGAAAAACCAAATTGAATTGAACTAGGAAAAATCAGTTCAGTTCTATTAATTGATTCTGAGACCATCCCCTTTAATAGAACTCAAAAGTTTTCAATCCTCTAATTATCCATCACATGCAAATAACTCATTAACATttcaacaaataaaataaaatttaagttatCAATTACTATTTGAGAAAAAACTCATAAAAAATCTCAAGAAATAATCATGAACAACACAAAAACCATAAGAGAATGAAATCAAAACTTAAAAAAAGATAACAAAATAAAAAGATAACCTAACACCCATTGGAGTAAACAAATCACCAGCATATGCAAATCCTAGTaaccaaacaaatcatcgattctTCTTCCCTCATTGCTCACTTAACAAGGACAGTAGTAAACCACCACAAAAACCGAACACCCATGCATGCTATGTTGGTCATTGGTAGGACAAGCTTGAGTTCAAACACAAATGATAGACCCTTGCTCTACTAGTAGTGGTGCGAAACTAACAACTCTATTAGACAAGATAAAGATAGATTTGCAGATATTTTCAAGTGGATGAGATCAACAGTGGATGGAGAAAGGAAGGCATCGAGATCGGTAGACCCATCGCCTCATTAGTACCATATAGAGAGTTaaatggagaagaagaagaagaagaagaagaagaagaagaagaagaaggatgaAAAGGGGAAGGTGTTGAGAGTTAGAGTGTGTTTGGATAAGAGTGAAAGACAGATAAATAAAGGTAAGGACAGTTAAGTGAGTTATATACCCTTTATTTGAAAAGGGATTAATTAATGGAGGGTAAATGTAAGTCAGGGTAAGTCTTATCCTCCCTTatccctaaaattttaatttttcttagggaGAGGTAAAGAAGGGGAGATGACAACCATGACTATTTTTATTTCTACATACCTCAAGTTTATGCTTCCTTCATCTTTTTccgaatatataaaaaatatacattacctctctttatctttttattaaTTCACCCTTTTTCcaaacatatatatatttttttaaattataatcctTACCATTTCCCTTATTTACTTGTTCTTATCATTCTATTACTTACTCTTTCGTCACCCCATTTAGACAAATCCTTAAAAACAAGAATTGTGAGGAGCCCTATGCAGATATGCCCATCTATCTGCTCACTCTATGAGCAAAGACTAGAGAAAGAGTGAAAGTCCAAAGTGAATGAATTTTATTCTAGGATAAAATAACACAAAATAAGCATTCAGTATGATTCAGTTCGATTCTGAATTAACTATATCAAATTAAAAAATCATTTGTTTTAAAAAGTATTAACTAAAATTGAATCAGTTAActgaaaaatcaaattaaatcaatttagtATATTTTTcggttaaaattaatttttactaaCCCCTGGCTGGCCATCGAGAGAGAAataaaaaggggaaaaaaaagagGTTATCTTAAAACCAAAGGCAtcctcttaattttttatttagggGAGTAAAACACATCCAACCGACGCGCAACAGCTAAAGCGTGGGAAATAGCAATCAAATTGTCAATTCTCGCTAGTTTCCGTGGTCGGCCCAAGTAATATTCGCCCTTTTTCCATTTCTATTTCTTGAATCTCTCTCCTCCTTAAAGTGACCGTTTCTTCACCAAACGTTTGTTTCTCTTCCTCCTCCTCCTtcatcttctcttcttcttctctgcTTAAAAAAAAAGTAACAGATAAAAACATGTTTGATTTAGGGGATGAGTTTACAGTAGAAAGCTATAGAATCCCATGGCTTATTTGGATCCAAATCCTAATCTTCTTCCTCTTAATCTTTCTTCTCTGTTGTTTCAGTGTTTTTACTTCAGATCCCTCGCACTCCGACACAAAAACCATCTCCTGCTCCTCCACCTCTTCTTCTTCAGTCGCTGCTGCTTCTTATTTAAACAAGTCACTTCTCAACCACAGTACTACCACAACACTCGCAAATCGCTTGCACCATCACCAGGTATGGAATCCCCTgtgtttctctttctttttccttctctTCGTCTCTTTTACCTTAACCTGTTTGTTCGCTGAAATCATATTGTTTGGCATATTATTGGGCAAATTCTTCTGGGTTTTCTTTTTCTCTTAAATATTTAAGCATATTTTAGTGGTGGGGCATTGATGAATTTGATGGTAATTGCTTGGCATATCTTGAATTCATAATTTCCTTAAATTCTGCAAAAAGTGTTTGGGAGTCCACTCTTTTCATAGGATGGGTTGAATGGGTTAGTGATGTATTTATTGTTGAGGGCCCAATTTTAACCATACTGGTGAATTGTAGCATTCAAGGTGGTACCAAAAACTTCAAAAATGGCTTTGGATTGCTCGAGTATACTGAAATTTGGAATTATCAATTATGGTATTGGCAAGTCCTTTTCCTATTTATTCAATCTATGGATTCCTTTGGCCTTTCTTTGAAGGAAACGGATTATATTATATCTGCATATATTCTATGattgaattattatttttataataataataataataataataataataataatcttatGATGTAAGTGTTTTACTATTAAATATAGTCATGatttatttaaaatcaatttgtcTATTTtgtaaaaagaagaaattttatttataattatatatggtCGCGAAAAAGTATTATAAATAAAACTGCACAAAACAGAGACTCCACCTGTTGCCATTGTTTTATGTTCCTAAAATTAGCTTAAATCTAAATGTAACCTGGATTTTATGAAGCTAGCTTACCAATattaattcatttttcttttttaatttggcTGATTAAATTTTCTCATAGTTGCCAAATATTTTCCATTGTATTTGAATATTAATtgggtataatttttttttatatactaaaagttttaaaatgataaaaaaaaaaaaaagaagatgcaAGTAGAATTTGAAGCAAGATTTTGTCTATTGATACAATTTCTTTGATAGAGTCTTGCCTGCTTCATGAATCATGATTTGTCTATTGATAAAAATGGccaccttctttttttttttttaatattgcaGAGCTAATGATTTTCTTAATCATGTAGTATACTGTAGAAAGTTTGATAATTATATGTGAGTTTTGTATGTAAAAGCTTCTATTCAATGGTTAAATCATGtcttttgaattcctttttccttatAGTAAAAAGAAGAGTAAAAGGAAAAATTATGGTGTCTGGTCATCattgaagaaagaaaagaagCGATGTCTCTACCCATTTGCATAATTTTGTGATAATTGTAATCAGATGCCAATCCATACCTGTATTTGTATTTTGTTGCTATCCCACCAGCTTCTATTTAATTATTTCTCTCATTAGAAGTAGAGCtagtgaattattattattatttttcaattaaagaTGCTGCTGCAGCTCCATCATCTCTCAGTTTAAATATTTCatcactaatttttattttattacatcTGAACTTCTTAAAATAAATGATCTGTAATGTTGTGAAAGAGACACATCATCTGTTCTGTTTAGTCTTCTTTTGAGCTTtgctaacaatttttttttaaaaaacaaaTGGACATATCATATATTATGagatagacatttatttaattaatagtaatttttattttttttttaatttcaatatttCATATAAGTATAGGATATGGgtcataaaaatatatatttttcaagGGGGTAATAGAAttcttaataaaaacaaagagagggataataataataataataataataataataataataataataataataagagctACGGTTCAAGGTCTCTCACCTTATAATgtgaaaagtttttttttttatttttttaattttaaaacatTAAGGGATGTGTAAGAAGTTGAAAGATGGTGTTTGCAGATAAGAGAGAGTCAAAGAATAAAAGGGGAGATAGCAACAAGCACAAGTACAAGAATAGCGACTCAAGAGAATACAGAAACGGAACGCATTTCAACAAACTCCATCATTGATCTCCATCCCTGCAACTATTTTAGGCTTGCCAAACTTGCACTTCTGAAGTGTTTAGGGTTAGACCCATCCTCTGATAATTGTCCAAGCTCCGACAGGTAAAAAGATAGATAGGTTTGCTGTACAGGGAAGTGGGAATTTGTTGCCTAATTCTACAGAAGCAAAGATTGAGTTATCAGCCATTATAATTCAGGGACAAAGGGATCGATGGTATAGAAAGCAAGTCAGAGATTGTGGCTCAATCCAAGGTGAATATACTCGAGATTAGACGTTCACTAAAGCTAATCATTGTTAATCCTTGGGGTCCtcatttttaagttaaaaagcCAATTCATTTACTGAAGAAAGATCAATTGATTGGAGCAGTGCTCTTTTCCAACAATTTCATGTGTATTTTTTTACGAAGAACATAAGTTTTTGCAAGAAATCCAATCAAATATGCATCAGTTATCAGGGTTGTGCTATTACTAAACAATAACTCTGGTTTTGTACTTCCGTTGAGTTTAGGCTGCCCATCAATGTTAGGGGGCATTGACggaaaaattaattgcagaataaAATAATTCTCTCTTAATAAAACAGGTTGATCCAAAAAGCTAAACAACactgagaaaaagaaaaaggaaagaaatggaAGAAAGATCAAATTGATTGGAGCTTAATCCCGCTAAGCTCTTCCACGCTTCCCTTCGAAGTTGCCTGTCCTTCATTGACATCACAAACAACCTTTGTACTTGCCTATCAACGGGTCTACAACCATCAGAATTAAGCTCTCCATAATTAGCACATAGGCCCAATCCAAATCATTCTCTTTCCAGTCTTTTCTTCTAATCTTATTCACCTGAAAGACGTCTGAAATCGCTTTCAAGACAAACCTAGTACGGTCTATATACTCTGCCAAAGCTGACAGAATCTGTCTTCTGAACGCATCAAGTTCCTCCTTCTTGCTAATTACAAACTTCCACAACTCCCTGCAAGCGGAAGGATTTCAGGAGCTAAAACAGTCCATCCCAAGCTGCAGTAGtaatctttttttattattacatGTGTAGGGGTTCTAGGTCTCCTTAGTAGCTCAATGCATTGTTAACGGAGGTTTCTAACTGAACCAAAGAATCATATTATATCATATGTACcagaattgaaaaaaaattaaaaataaaattatatcaaattaaatttatatttactattttaattcgattcttcattaaaagttAAATCAAAATTACACCAAATTGAAACTGAATTGAAGAAATGATTTCATACAtatacatattttaatttttttagatatACTTAATTTATCTTTAATTATAGGTACATATAGtttaatattatcttttatttttctaatctttttaaataattttagtcataaacatattaaattatattataatcctTAATTATATGAATAAATCACATGTTAGTCATACAATATACCTTTTAGTTTTTAACTATATATGTATGTTTTAGTTAAAAGttatataattaagaaatatgTAGAAGAAAATAAATATTCTTGTTAACGAATATATATAGTATATTTTTTCTGTTAACATTATTATTTCagtattagtattattatttatattgttGTTTTCATATTAAAAGTTTGATATTgttttttctattttaaaatGAAACAAGCATGTTATAATTTTAagtgtaaaaataaaatttttaaatgaaattaatataaaaattgaaattgaaatataattAAAACTAGAACTAAAACTGTACTGGAACCATATTAAATTGCTTAGAATCGAAACGGAATCGAAATTTGATTCTAAGTCTAGCTCTTAAAAATCAATGAGTTGGAAAGATTGATTCCGATTCCTGTTCTTAGCCAAAATTATATGAGAATCAAAACTAAACACTCCTACTCCTAAGTCTAACATACATGCCGCTACCACTGTAGCATGTTCACCTGCAACAAAAATAAGGAAAAAGATTGAATAGAAGAACTCCAAAACTTTTAGCGATCTTAGATGTGTCAATATTAATTGTgatttataatttcgataaatcgTTTTCTCGAAGAAATTACTAAAAATCTTACTTATTAGATTtgttgtaattttaattcaaaaacaaggtttttttttaattctaagattattttttcaaaaaagttttatttaaaaatttaaaaattcttaaaagtaattttttttaattaaaattattattttaatcataTAAATCCCACATCATTTGAATTTGAAGGGTCAAATTAAATATTGACGTACAATGAGCTTTttgcccttacctttttatagCGACAAAGGTATCGCATTGTTGATGGTCTGTCAAAGAATCTCTATTACAGTGGCCACATCATTAtccattaattaaattttaaatactatAGGATCCCTTATACATAAACACAAAATTAAAATTACTataattaaacttacaattttttTACCCTACATGATTATTTAAAATTACTCttttaaatatactaattagAGACTATTGAGAAAATCActcttttaaatatattaattagaaaatattaaaaaataattaaaaattaaatttaataaaatttcaattataaaaatattaagatAGTGTTtggtaaaaataaatttcacaaaattttataaaatttatttgtaaatctaaaattttagtgtttgatttaaataaaaatttatttagaattcttaataatcaatttcatgaaatttattataacaatatcaaatttttatcaaaattgataaaatttacaaatgaatttcaaatttaaaatcatatataCCTCAAGTAACAAAATTATTCTCTTatgatatattattttattttattttatttattctaaatacaaaatttatttcatttgaaatgaatttcatatttaatataaaatataccaaacaaagaaattcatttgtaaataaatagaattcatttacaaataaaataaattttttcataGAATTGAATTAaacaaaatctaaaataataaaataattttttttaaactactTTTTTTCAACAGCATTTGCCATACATAAATATCCGTGAAACGCTCATGCTTGATGTGTGGTGAGATTGTGATGGAGCAAGGTAGCAGATGAGGGGAGCCATGAGTCTTATGTACAATTTGGATTTGTGCAGTGAAGGGATCCTTAGGGCCTAGATGGAGAGAAtaggagaggaaaaaaaaaactaattataaaatattagttttaattacttaaaattttttaataagtaTGAAATTTAGATTTcatttatttcatgataaatattttctaaaaaatattttttgtattttctaaTATTTGATGCATCCAAAAAAATTAGTcaacgaaaaatattttcatgataaaaaagaaaaataaatcattttttagaaaaataacttcttttttttttaaattattttttattttttaaattttaataattttattaaaatatgaaaacacttatatatatataaaataaatatatattattaatttaacactgtaaccaaatgaaaaaaaaaatttttcacgaaattttcttttaaaaaaatattttttatgaaaaatattttctatacatAAATTATTTTCTGTGAAATAATCGAATTCTTAGAgagaatatatttatataatttcatcTTTCCTATATTAAAAttagtaaattttattttataaattaaagataaaatacctTTTGATTAAGGCACCTGTTTGTGAAAAGTCAAATTGCATGACCCACTTAAAAATAAGCCAAACCACCTTgtacattttttttatatataattttatttaaattcaattccctatgacacaaaatgtatgataaattatatttattaaatatataaattcttatattttgaatccatcctaaaaaaaaattatcaacccTTGGACTATACGCTCTCCTAGTCTCTCACTGAATAGTAATTTATCTTACCAAGATAGATATTGGAGTTCACACTTCACAATCAAAGGATGCAATATTCGATAAGTGCAAggtccaaaattctgcttagtgggGCCACCCTCAAAGACTGCAAGGATCAAATCTGCTTAGTGGGGCGGTGGCAAAGCAAAAGTATGCGAGAGTTTGTTCACTTGCCATTAGAGCTGGCAAGACTGCAATTTCCATCAGATTGTCTCATCATCTTCATCTTTTTGTGAAAATTGTACCTTTGTTTAACAACGATCTTCTCTAATCTCTATCAATAGATGAGCCCCCTTGCATGAATTTATTGACTCCCTAGGCATGAAAAATATGCTTTGGAAAACCAATCTTACTCCACATCCTAAGTTATTTGCCTCGGAAGGCAAGTGGGcggttgaaaattttcatatatgacaTCTCCAACAGTCTAATCACTCGCAGCCATTAAGGATTAAGCCAATCTCTGTTTTAATGCTAAATAATAGTACTTCACTTCAATCTTTGCAACTGAATTTCGGATTTCTGTTTTAATAACAAGATTACAGCTTACTGCTCCCTAAATGAACCTACCAGGAAACATTTCTCTGAGCCATGTCAGTCCAGAGAAAAAGAATTGGAGGACCAACTTCGGATCGCTCTAGCCCATTTTGCCCATTTTGCCCATGTTGATCCTCATTAATGTTCCCAACTTCCCATCTCTTCATCAAACCTGACTTCTTAATCCCTGTTCCGTTGTCCTCAACTATCAACACGCCCTCTTTTAGTACCAGCTGAGCCCAGAATAAGCCTATATCGTTTTTTCTCAACAAATCAGAAATATGTCACAAGCAAAACCTTTATTTCTGTTGataattattcaattttcttaATCATCATCAACATCATCCTCCTTCCCAAAATTCAAGAATCCATGCGACAATACATGAAATTCAAGAATAACATTGATAAGAGCAGCAAAGCAACTATAATGCATATTACAAGGTAAGAGACTGCACGTAGCTGCAATATTATATTGAGGTACATATCTATCATTGCCTAATTCCTTTCTATATTCGATGAGAGGACATTTCTATGCACCATGCCAGATGGGGTATATTTCAGATATATAAGACTAACACACACTTTCAGCTTTTAAATAATTCAGACAAAATTTTGCAACTGAGTTTGGTTTTAACTTCTAATTGCTAAGGCCTTCCTTTTT
This sequence is a window from Hevea brasiliensis isolate MT/VB/25A 57/8 chromosome 10, ASM3005281v1, whole genome shotgun sequence. Protein-coding genes within it:
- the LOC110669303 gene encoding uncharacterized protein LOC110669303 produces the protein MFDLGDEFTVESYRIPWLIWIQILIFFLLIFLLCCFSVFTSDPSHSDTKTISCSSTSSSSVAAASYLNKSLLNHSTTTTLANRLHHHQIRESQRIKGEIATSTSTRIATQENTETERISTNSIIDLHPCNYFRLAKLALLKCLGLDPSSDNCPSSDR